One window of Dyadobacter sandarakinus genomic DNA carries:
- a CDS encoding SUF system Fe-S cluster assembly protein produces MSESELKEEVVKAIKTVYDPEIPVDVYELGLIYDLKVFPVNNVFVSMTLTSPSCPSAGTLPGEVEQKIREVEGVNDVSVELTFDPPYTTEMMSEEAKLELGFM; encoded by the coding sequence ATGTCTGAATCGGAATTAAAAGAAGAAGTTGTAAAAGCAATCAAAACGGTCTACGATCCGGAAATTCCCGTAGACGTGTACGAACTTGGACTGATCTACGATCTGAAGGTATTCCCGGTTAACAACGTATTTGTCTCCATGACCCTTACGTCACCTTCATGCCCGTCTGCCGGAACATTGCCGGGTGAGGTTGAACAAAAAATCAGGGAAGTGGAAGGGGTTAATGATGTAAGTGTTGAGCTTACTTTTGATCCTCCCTACACCACCGAGATGATGTCCGAAGAGGCTAAGCTGGAACTGGGATTTATGTGA
- a CDS encoding DUF5618 family protein — MNDTVQEARRYLSNAKEILSEKARKEGNYYQDIKYVKLAGHAAYSGVLVALDGILGKKHGRKSVEWYQVQLGKIDKKALTAFNSVYKILHLSMAYDGIELASVSKDGLKQAEALIAWAENRTPAAA; from the coding sequence ATGAACGACACAGTACAGGAAGCAAGGAGGTATCTGAGCAATGCGAAAGAGATATTGTCTGAGAAAGCCAGGAAAGAAGGTAATTACTATCAGGATATTAAGTACGTCAAGCTTGCGGGCCATGCGGCTTATTCGGGAGTACTCGTTGCATTGGACGGTATACTTGGAAAAAAGCACGGCAGAAAAAGTGTAGAATGGTACCAGGTACAACTTGGTAAAATTGATAAAAAAGCATTAACTGCCTTTAATTCCGTTTACAAGATCCTGCATTTATCAATGGCTTACGATGGTATTGAGCTTGCAAGTGTATCAAAGGATGGATTAAAACAGGCAGAAGCATTGATAGCGTGGGCCGAGAATCGGACGCCCGCGGCAGCGTAA
- a CDS encoding cysteine desulfurase encodes MSTSLNIAAIRHDFPILNEMVNGKQLVYFDNAATTQKPRLVLDAISGYYEHYNANIHRGIHHLAEKATSAFELSRKRLQAFLNAPSPEEVIFTYGTTDGINLVAQTYGRRFLKEGDEVIISTMEHHSNIVPWQMLCEENGCILKVIPINEEGELLMDEYEKLLTERTKLVSVVHVSNTLGTINPVKEIISKAHAAGAKVLLDGAQASSHLGIDVQDLDCDFYALSLHKIYGPTGMGILFGKRELLDAMPPYRGGGEMIKEVTFEKTTYNELPYKFEAGTPNIADVVAAKYALDYVDQLGKPAIAAYENELRKYATEAVQEIGGLRIVGQAKEKVSVLSFVIDGIHHQDIGVLLDQQGIAVRTGHHCTQPLMNRFNITGTTRASFAVYNTIDEIDLFIQGLHKVKRMLG; translated from the coding sequence ATGAGTACTTCCCTGAATATTGCTGCCATCCGTCATGACTTTCCCATTTTGAATGAAATGGTGAATGGAAAACAGCTGGTTTATTTTGATAACGCGGCTACTACCCAAAAACCGCGGCTTGTACTGGATGCGATTTCGGGATATTATGAGCATTACAATGCCAACATTCACCGCGGCATCCATCATCTCGCCGAAAAAGCGACTTCCGCATTTGAGCTGTCTCGCAAGCGGTTGCAGGCTTTTCTGAACGCACCTTCTCCGGAAGAGGTCATTTTCACGTACGGTACTACCGACGGGATCAACCTGGTTGCGCAGACGTACGGCCGCAGGTTCCTGAAAGAAGGCGATGAAGTGATCATTTCCACCATGGAGCACCATTCCAATATTGTTCCCTGGCAAATGCTTTGTGAGGAAAATGGCTGCATCCTGAAAGTTATCCCGATCAATGAAGAAGGCGAGCTGCTGATGGACGAGTACGAAAAGCTTTTGACAGAGCGGACCAAGCTGGTGTCTGTCGTGCATGTTTCGAATACATTGGGCACGATCAATCCGGTAAAGGAAATCATCAGCAAAGCGCATGCAGCAGGGGCCAAAGTACTGCTGGATGGAGCACAGGCCAGTTCACACCTTGGAATTGATGTTCAGGATCTGGATTGTGACTTTTATGCATTGTCGCTGCACAAGATTTATGGTCCTACGGGTATGGGGATTTTGTTTGGAAAAAGAGAGCTGCTTGATGCCATGCCGCCTTACCGGGGTGGGGGAGAGATGATCAAGGAAGTGACATTTGAAAAAACGACCTACAATGAGCTTCCCTACAAATTTGAGGCAGGCACACCCAATATCGCGGATGTAGTGGCAGCCAAGTATGCGCTGGACTACGTAGACCAGCTGGGCAAACCCGCTATTGCTGCCTATGAAAATGAATTGCGGAAATATGCGACAGAGGCTGTTCAGGAGATTGGCGGGTTGCGGATTGTAGGACAGGCAAAAGAGAAAGTCAGTGTACTTTCGTTTGTGATTGATGGCATTCACCACCAGGACATCGGTGTGCTGCTCGACCAGCAGGGGATCGCTGTGCGTACCGGGCACCATTGTACGCAGCCGCTGATGAACCGCTTCAATATCACCGGAACCACACGGGCCTCATTTGCTGTTTACAACACAATTGACGAAATTGATTTGTTCATCCAGGGTCTGCATAAGGTGAAGCGCATGCTTGGATAG
- a CDS encoding BrxA/BrxB family bacilliredoxin — translation MYPPQLVAPMKAELTNAGFQDLTSAEEVDNFMQNTKGTALVVINSVCGCAAGAARPGVRTALSRSEVKPDHLATVFAGADVEATARMREYTLPYPPSSPAVALFKDGELIHFVERHHIEGRSAEMIAQHLQMAFEEFCAAEA, via the coding sequence ATGTATCCACCGCAATTAGTGGCCCCCATGAAAGCCGAGCTGACCAACGCTGGTTTTCAGGATTTGACAAGTGCTGAAGAAGTCGACAACTTCATGCAAAATACCAAAGGAACTGCGCTTGTCGTGATCAATTCGGTATGTGGCTGTGCCGCTGGTGCTGCCCGTCCGGGTGTAAGAACTGCCTTGTCACGCAGCGAAGTGAAGCCTGATCATCTTGCAACTGTTTTTGCAGGAGCCGATGTGGAAGCAACAGCGAGAATGCGCGAGTATACGCTTCCTTATCCTCCTTCTTCACCGGCAGTAGCGCTTTTCAAAGATGGCGAGCTGATCCATTTTGTAGAGCGCCATCACATTGAAGGACGCTCGGCAGAAATGATCGCTCAGCATTTGCAAATGGCATTTGAAGAGTTCTGCGCAGCAGAAGCGTAA
- a CDS encoding vWA domain-containing protein: MRGHLFSEFIPPEQSPNNKFEQLLDIFQQLLLMTSGDVSEAMSWLSELDRQYNLTNDSYGIGDFFDDLKKKGYITEERQEDGSNAIVMTPKSEKSIRRSALEEIFGKLKRSNSGGNHHTPHMGTGDELSSDIRQFQFGDTLDQIAMTESIKNAQVNHGIGDFLLMENDLEVVEREQKTTTATVVMIDISHSMVLYGEDRITPAKKVALALAELIRTKYPKDSLDIIVFGNDAWQIQLKDLPYLEVGPYHTNTVAGLELAMDLLRRKKNRNKQIFMITDGKPTCLKEGLRYYKNSFGLDRKIINKTLTLAAQCRRLDIPVTTFMIATDPYLKQFVQNFTQVNNGRAYYSNLQGLGGFVLEDFQRNRRKNVK; the protein is encoded by the coding sequence ATGCGCGGTCACCTTTTTTCTGAATTCATTCCACCTGAACAAAGTCCAAACAACAAGTTTGAACAGCTTCTGGATATATTTCAACAACTGCTGCTCATGACGTCCGGAGACGTAAGTGAAGCAATGTCGTGGCTGAGCGAGCTCGACAGGCAGTATAACCTGACCAATGATTCCTACGGCATCGGTGACTTTTTTGATGACCTTAAAAAGAAGGGATACATCACGGAGGAGCGGCAGGAAGATGGCAGCAATGCGATTGTAATGACGCCCAAGTCTGAAAAAAGTATCCGCCGCAGTGCATTGGAGGAGATCTTTGGAAAGTTGAAACGGTCCAACTCCGGCGGAAACCACCATACACCGCATATGGGTACAGGCGATGAGCTCAGCAGCGATATCCGCCAGTTTCAGTTTGGCGATACACTGGACCAGATTGCCATGACCGAGTCGATCAAGAATGCACAGGTGAACCATGGTATCGGTGATTTTCTGTTAATGGAAAATGACCTGGAAGTAGTGGAGCGGGAGCAAAAGACCACTACCGCCACCGTTGTGATGATCGACATCAGCCACTCCATGGTGCTTTACGGAGAGGACAGGATTACTCCGGCCAAAAAAGTAGCCCTGGCCCTGGCCGAGCTCATCCGCACCAAATATCCCAAGGACTCGCTGGATATCATTGTTTTTGGAAATGATGCCTGGCAAATCCAGCTGAAAGATCTTCCATACCTGGAAGTGGGGCCGTACCATACCAATACCGTAGCCGGGCTGGAACTGGCAATGGACCTGCTGCGCCGCAAGAAAAACCGTAACAAGCAGATTTTCATGATCACGGATGGTAAGCCTACCTGTCTGAAAGAAGGATTAAGGTATTATAAAAACAGCTTCGGTCTTGATAGAAAAATAATCAATAAAACACTGACCCTGGCTGCACAGTGCCGGCGCCTGGACATTCCGGTAACAACGTTCATGATCGCCACGGATCCTTACCTGAAACAATTCGTGCAAAACTTCACGCAGGTCAATAATGGCCGTGCGTATTATAGCAACTTGCAGGGACTGGGCGGTTTTGTGCTGGAAGATTTTCAGCGTAACCGGCGCAAGAACGTCAAGTAG
- a CDS encoding SufE family protein, whose product MTINEIQDELISDFELFDDWESKYEYIIDLGKQLPALDEQYKTDENIIKGCQSRVWLHAHMDGELLKFEADSDAIIVRGLVSMLVKVLSEHTPEEIMHADLYFMERIGLHQHLAQTRSNGLASMVKQMKAYSVAYQAKSASIG is encoded by the coding sequence ATGACCATAAACGAGATTCAGGACGAACTAATTTCAGATTTTGAATTGTTTGATGATTGGGAAAGCAAGTACGAGTACATCATTGATCTCGGAAAGCAGCTCCCGGCCTTGGACGAACAATACAAGACGGACGAAAATATTATTAAAGGCTGCCAGTCTAGGGTATGGTTGCATGCTCATATGGACGGCGAGCTGCTGAAATTTGAGGCAGACAGTGATGCGATTATTGTGCGTGGACTGGTAAGTATGCTCGTCAAAGTGCTTTCGGAGCATACGCCCGAAGAGATCATGCATGCAGACCTGTACTTTATGGAACGCATCGGCCTTCATCAACATCTGGCACAAACGCGGTCCAACGGGCTGGCGTCCATGGTGAAACAAATGAAAGCTTATAGTGTTGCCTACCAGGCCAAATCAGCGAGTATCGGATAG